One stretch of Podospora bellae-mahoneyi strain CBS 112042 chromosome 2, whole genome shotgun sequence DNA includes these proteins:
- a CDS encoding hypothetical protein (EggNog:ENOG503NXN1; COG:S), with protein MDQSHGHDSGMPDWDPNAFISNDTWDHQFMNPNLGFDQPNGGDHSFQNTEYLGSAPIHPQLSGAAEFRDFDPYLSQHNHGNLWSNSSQTEAQYGQDSAIDPSFYQEQHQHHAREPNPTTNSRFALDVPQNNDFGSHLHAPNNQEATHSLLNTPEPTQNAYAQNSMPQWHNQVAASYAPGHQYENPLAVSQAATLTPPVQNGSPSPFGSARNTAVQYQPEVPPVHRQHQQHHPQIQQQHQAVNSRSVHPQFAAGINGQPQQQQQQHMPVSQLPMSGVGSPHVSPQPQPAQKAMGHQLAQQPPRSQQMPQQMAQHLSPQVPHQLSPHVSQPQQVPQQAVQQNPFPKQIERAQQHQSASVQSPQSVPAQQPISQPIISHSPQPQQGLPHHQLQQQQQHQFVVQQAASPQGQKRPSDAQLVSAIAAKKARIVSAGPAISNSPLPVQSQPVLFQLPVPAQQRPRNLEPPPPVCTINFEDTKLLESVRDQDTLRFPGVPNIVIGAEPVKLKKSPPTKRYVTLTARPGKAPLFPEIARGWIMAESLANHNEAYKNAKTDEERYQADTRLDVEMARAGCEMPVEWMKKVLKEHLGPRAALPAPPPEPKKTLINATEKVRLHPAHLVNKGLFEKVNNEYYLYVLEIASSLRDLLTRLKNPNQSEPRDTRDPAELKLRLEQAIVAGITYGPDQVLAELIVGTIPGTTEKKQPVKKQHLAVVLCNLVIKFYNAGELNSSLTKAILKLFTRFTTMTMKLLTLVKMKQIKGVVGKKGDDETKALVARIFEIGESNPSESSDSESDADSDAREPSGKASGASKQKDSKKLSKEDSASTSSKSTNAISGSDSKKLPPTTLASKMAKPNSDTKKLPATSVPKTMAPNNSEVKKKVSSSASLPAGLKRSREDDAAGESRSSKKAATESSTSSAAGIKPLPSLLSGSKLPAANKAAAAKPATTGASSTTATSSQPKARSALLLPGKTRPLTKPAPTKPEPPKPIVKPVESKAPVAKVTKPRATETPKESSSSRSAFSALMDEIHQPKKVNTPVLPTKATPEVPLNETPEERKRRLRKEERRALRLKVTFKPGDSLVQIREFAREPEEIENSAKMAVGANKYDEAESFRKVNSKLGIRAHEIEDRDWETPVAIDFSHIPADKRTETFETRGGLKTFETDEQRFIAEHDRNELVVIYNHLNDIPPTPRSPQYEPSLSSSGSELRLPLDTPNYDEIRVRADECRKFGTRQASRFAQGRLESKTQAERVQAKAKSVQQDPNTFYSPTTAVSRDQRTYEVIVSDRLKNWRDPNPLPAPDPTKTSEERLDAVLKALDMLVRINVASVSARRAQVTSVAPAQASAPMSVIPAQVAVSAQPSAPTPATAPSQTAAAAPDYSAQWAQYYQQQAQQQAWYNQQQQGSAQAPAFAAPHAQQQAPDVAALLAQLGGQAAASQPAVQPQNAQLQAVVAALAGSNQAQGPELQAIMAALAGNNQPQNAQYVANLMEWAQSQSGAAKPTSTAAPTAAYSAAAHPAYQAQSNYGQQQQQHQGGYESRSYNQSNQSRPGNDFSASMYDDEGYVPPPANNNTGGGNYGRDRDWDSNRDGPGGGGGGGGGRRNKKHKKHGGGHHDRDRDNNNKDDVPEHLRNINTRLIGTKQCAFYAKGTCAKGDKCTFRHD; from the exons ATGGACCAAAGCCATGGCCACGACAGTGGCATGCCGGACTGGGACCCCAATGCCTTTATATCTAATGACACATGGGATCATCAGTTCATGAACCCGAATCTGGGCTTTGATCAACCTAACGGAGGCGACCACAGCTTCCAGAACACAGAGTACCTCGGTTCGGCACCAATACACCCGCAGCTCTCTGGTGCTGCTGAGTTTCGGGATTTTGATCCGTATCTATCACAACACAACCATGGCAACTTGTGGTCGAACTCCAGTCAGACGGAAGCCCAGTATGGACAGGATTCAGCGATCGACCCCTCATTCTATCAAGAACAACATCAGCATCATGCAAGAGAGCCAAACCCGACCACCAACAGCAGGTTCGCCCTCGACGTTCCCCAAAACAATGACTTTGGCTCTCATCTGCATGCCCCGAACAACCAGGAGGCGACTCACAGCCTTCTTAATACACCCGAACCCACACAAAATGCCTATGCTCAGAATTCCATGCCCCAATGGCATAATCAGGTAGCTGCAAGTTATGCCCCTGGCCACCAGTATGAGAACCCACTTGCTGTATCTCAGGCGGCAACTCTCACTCCGCCAGTTCAAAACGGCTCCCCTTCTCCGTTTGGCTCTGCCCGCAACACCGCTGTGCAATATCAGCCAGAGGTACCGCCGGTACACCgccaacatcagcaacaccaccctcaaattcaacagcaacatcaagCTGTCAATTCTAGGTCTGTTCATCCTCAGTTTGCTGCGGGCATTAATGGgcaaccacaacagcagcagcagcagcatatGCCTGTTAGCCAGCTGCCTATGTCCGGTGTTGGCAGCCCTCATGTATCACCCCAGCCACAGCCTGCCCAGAAAGCCATGGGACATCAACTGGCGCAACAACCCCCGCGCTCCCAGCAAATGCCACAACAAATGGCCCAACATCTGTCTCCACAAGTACCGCACCAGCTATCGCCACATGTATCACAACCCCAGCAGGTGCCTCAGCAAGCGGTCCAACAAAATCCGTTCCCCAAGCAAATCGAGCGcgctcagcagcatcaaagCGCCTCCGTTCAATCTCCTCAGTCTGTTCCTGCTCAGCAGCCGATAAGTCAGCCTATCATCAGTCACTCACCACAGCCTCAACAGGGTTTGCCTCATCACcagttgcagcagcagcagcaacatcagTTCGTAGTGCAACAAGCGGCGTCTCCGCAGGGTCAAAAGCGGCCGTCCGATGCCCAACTTGTGTCTGCCATTGCAGCCAAAAAGGCCAGAATAGTATCTGCGGGACCAGCCATCTCGAACTCGCCCTTGCCAGTGCAGTCCCAGCCAGTGTTGTTCCAACTACCAGTGCCAGCGCAACAACGACCGCGCAATCTtgagcctcctccgccggtTTGCACCATCAACTTTGAAGACACCAAGCTTCTGGAGTCTGTTCGGGATCAAGATACGCTTAGATTCCCTGGTGTTCCTAATATCGTGATCGGCGCGGAGCCGGTtaagctgaagaagagccCTCCAACAAAACGATATGTGACCCTCACTGCGAGACCTGGAAAGGCACCTCTCTTCCCTGAGATTGCTCGCGGCTGGATCATGGCTGAGAGTTTGGCTAACCACAACGAAGCCTACAAGAATGCAAAGACTGACGAGGAACGGTATCAGGCCGATACTCGACTTGATGTGGAGATGGCTAGGGCGGGCTGTGAAATGCCGGTGGAATGGATGAAGAAAGTGCTCAAAGAGCATTTGGGACCTAGG GCTGCTCTTCCAGCTCCGCCACCCGAGCCAAAAAAGACGCTTATCAACGCGACTGAGAAAGTTCGGCTTCACCCCGCTCATCTGGTGAACAAGGGCTTGTTCGAAAAGGTCAATAACGAGTATTATCTATATGTGCTTGAAATTGCGTCTTCGTTGAGAGATTTACTCACTCGGCTCAAGAACCCCAACCAATCTGAGCCCAGAGACACCAGAGATCCAGCAGAGCTGAAGCTGAGGCTCGAGCAGGCAATTGTGGCGGGGATCACATACGGCCCTGATCAGGTGTTGGCAGAGTTGATCGTTGGGACTATCCCTGGGACTACTGAGAAGAAGCAACCAGTGAAGAAGCAACATTTGGCAGTGGTGTTGTGCAACTTGGTCATCAAGTTTTACAACGCCGGTGAACTAAACTCGTCGCTGACCAAGGCAATCTTGAAGCTCTTCACCAGGTTCACAACCATGACAATGAAGCTGCTGACCCTGGTAAAGATGAAGCAGATCAAAGGCgtggtggggaagaagggcgaCGACGAGACAAAAGCACTGGTTGCTCGCATTTTCGAAATCGGAGAGAGCAACCCAAGCGAATCAAGCGACAGCGAGAGCGACGCCGACTCTGACGCGCGAGAACCTAGTGGAAAAGCTAGTGGGGCGTCAAAGCAGAAGGACAGCAAGAAACTGTCCAAGGAGGACTCAGCTTCAACCAGCTCCAAGTCAACAAACGCAATTTCTGGCAGCGACTCCAAAAAGTTGCCCCCCACAACGTTAGCTTCCAAAATGGCTAAACCAAACAGCGACACCAAAAAATTGCCTGCAACCTCGGTGCCCAAGACGATGGCGCCTAATAATAgtgaggtgaagaagaaggtaTCATCGTCAGCCTCGCTGCCTGCTGGACTCAAACGTTCGCgtgaagatgatgctgctggcgagTCGCGCTCTTCTAAGAAGGCGGCGACTGAAAGTAGCACTTCCTCCGCTGCTGGCATAAAACCTCTGCCGTCATTGTTGTCTGGTAGTAAACTGCCTGCTGCCAacaaggctgccgctgccaaaCCTGCCACTACTGGTGCTTCGTctacaacagcaacaagctcCCAACCTAAAGCCCGGTCTGCTCTCCTGCTTCCTGGAAAAACCCGCCCACTCACAAAGCCCGCACCCACCAAGCCTGAGCCTCCCAAGCCCATTGTCAAGCCTGTCGAGTCCAAGGCTCCAGTGGCAAAGGTTACCAAGCCTAGAGCTACCGAGACCCCCAAGGAGAGCTCGTCATCTAGATCTGCCTTCTCTGCTTTGATGGATGAAATTCACCAGCCCAAGAAGGTCAACACGCCAGTTCTGCCCACCAAGGCCACTCCAGAGGTTCCGTTGAACGAGACTCCTGAGGAGCGCAAGCGTCGTCTGCGGAAGGAAGAGCGACGTGCACTGAGACTCAAGGTTACTTTCAAGCCTGGCGATAGTCTGGTACAGATCCGCGAGTTTGCTCGTGAGCCCGAGGAAATCGAGAACAGTGCCAAGATGGCCGTTGGCGCCAACAAGTACGACGAAGCCGAGAGCTTCCGTAAGGTCAATAGCAAACTCGGCATCAGAGCCCACGAAATCGAGGACCGCGACTGGGAGACACCCGTTGCTATTGACTTTTCCCACATCCCTGCCGACAAACGTACCGAAACTTTTGAGACTCGCGGTGGGCTTAAGACCTTTGAGACGGACGAGCAGCGCTTCATTGCCGAGCATGACCGCAACGAGTTGGTCGTGATttacaaccacctcaacgACATACCTCCCACCCCACGTTCGCCACAATACGAGCCCAGCCTTAGCAGTTCCGGTTCCGAATTGCGCTTGCCTCTCGACACTCCTAACTACGACGAGATCAGAGTGCGCGCTGATGAGTGCAGAAAGTTCGGCACCCGCCAAGCTTCCCGCTTTGCGCAAGGCCGCCTCGAAAGCAAGACACAAGCTGAGAGAGTGCAGGCAAAAGCCAAATCGGTCCAACAAGATCCCAATACATTCTACAGCCCGACAACTGCTGTTAGTCGCGATCAAAGGACCTACGAGGTTATTGTTTCGGATCGTCTCAAGAATTGGAGAGATCCCAACCCACTTCCGGCTCCTGATCCAACCAAGACTTCAGAGGAAAGACTCGATGCCGTACTTAAGGCTTTGGATATGCTAGTGAGAATCAACGTTGCTTCTGTGTCTGCTCGGAGAGCGCAAGTGACATCAGTCGCCCCTGCTCAAGCTAGTGCTCCTATGAGTGTGATTCCAGCGCAGGTTGCGGTGTCTGCGCAGCCTTCAGCCCCAACGCCAGCAACTGCTCCTTCACAAACCgcagctgctgctcccgaTTATTCTGCGCAATGGGCTCAGTACTATCAACAGCAAGCTCAGCAACAGGCTTGGTAcaatcagcaacaacaaggctCGGCACAGGCACCGGCATTTGCTGCTCCCCATGCTCAACAGCAGGCACCTGATGTCGCTGCCCTTCTCGCTCAGTTAGGTGGtcaagctgctgcttctcaGCCAGCAGTTCAACCCCAAAACGCCCAGCTCCAGGCTGTTGTCGCCGCACTCGCTGGTAGCAACCAAGCCCAGGGCCCCGAACTCCAGGCCATCATGGCTGCGCTCGCCGGAAACAACCAGCCTCAAAATGCTCAGTATGTCGCCAATCTAATGGAGTGGGCGCAGAGTCAATCTGGCGCCGCGAAGCCGacttcaacagcagccccgACTGCCGCCTACAGTGCTGCCGCCCACCCTGCCTACCAAGCTCAGTCGAACTACggccagcaacagcagcagcaccagggCGGCTATGAGTCCCGCTCCTACAATCAGTCCAACCAAAGCCGTCCCGGCAACGACTTCTCCGCCTCCATGTACGACGACGAGGGATAcgtccctcctcctgcgAACAACAACACTGGTGGCGGCAACTACGGCCGTGATCGTGATTGGGATAGTAATCGGGATGGtcctggcggcggcggcggtggtggcggtggtcgCCGTAACAAGAAGCACAAGAAGCACGGCGGTGGTCATCACGATAGGGACAGGGATAACAACAATAAGGACGACGTCCCTGAGCACCTCCGTAATATCAACACCCGGCTTATTGGCACGAAGCAATGCGCATTTTATGCCAAGGGGACCTGCGCTAAAGGGGACAAGTGCACTTTTAGGCACGATTAA
- the CHS2_2 gene encoding Chitin synthase, class 2 (COG:M; EggNog:ENOG503NUPC; CAZy:GT2_Chitin_synth) — protein sequence MQGQGYDGGGGYFPEDDRRPMLTHNDSQVGQNDPYHDKQQAPKNQNAIKRWKTVKQVLLYRGNLVLDCPIPPKLLNQLPHGERDEFTHMRYTAATCDPSDFYNENFTLRQKLFSKPRHTELFIVVTMYNEDEILFARTMIGVFKNVEYMCKRTESKTWGKDAWKKIVVCVVSDGRAKINPRTRALLAGMGVYQEGIAKQQVNNKDVTAHIYEYTTQVGMAIKNDVVQLIPKQQPVQMLFCLKEKNQKKINSHRWFFDAFGKVLDPNICVLIDAGTKPGGSSIYQLWKAFDLEPMCGGACGEIKAMLGKGGKNLINPLVATQNFEYKMSNILDKPLESAFGFISVLPGAFSAYRYVALQNDKNGQGPLEKYFAGEKLHGGDAGIFTANMYLAEDRILCFELVTKRNCHWILQYVKSATGETDVPDTVTELILQRRRWLNGSFFAAIYAIVHFHQFFRSDHSIFRKFFFFIEFIFNTINMIFAWFAIGNFFLVFKILTTSLGDEKLLGKVGEILGVVFLWLYGVSLMTCFVLAMGNRPAGSGRYYMAMVIFWAIIFIYLMFAAVYIAVDAIIQDLQVNNFSIDSLFKNQVFYTLIISVLSTYGLWFIASLMMFDPWHMFTSLIQYMLLSPTYTNVLNVYAFCNTHDISWGTKGDDKPDALPTVSTKDGQGKTDLPDEGDLNAQYEREMQVFSRKPVKEVKAPTPAQLEEKQMDYYRGVRTVVVLIWMLMNFALVAVVLSTGGLDRVVEDDSGRTEEESKAHKANIYLQVVLWSVAGLSAFKFIGALWFLIVRMFRGV from the exons ATGCAGGGCCAAGGGTAtgacgggggtggaggatattTCCCCGAGGACGACAGACGGCCGATGTTGACGCACAACGACTCGCAAGTTGGGCAAAACGACCCCTATCACGACAAGCAGCAGGCGCCAAAAAATCAAAATGCGATCAAGAGGTGGAAGACGGTCAAGCAGGTTCTGTTGTACCGCGGGAACTTGGTTCTTGATTGCCCAATTCCTCCAAAGCTGCTGAACCAGCTTCCCCACGGAGAGCGCGATGAGTTCACCCACATGAGATATACGGCTGCCACCTGCGATCCTTCGGATTTCTACAACGAGAACTTCACCCTCCGCCAAAAGCTCTTCAGCAAGCCCAGACATACCGAGCTGTTCATTGTGGTCACCATGTACAACGAAGACGAAATTCTGTTTGCGCGTACCATGATTGGTGTGTTCAAGAACGTCGAGTACATGTGCAAACGGACTGAGAGCAAGACCTGGGGCAAGGATGCGTGGAAGAAGATTGTGGTGTGCGTCGTTAGTGACGGTCGTGCCAAGATTAACCCAAGGACGAGAGCTTTGCTCGCTGGTATGGGTGTGTATCAAGAGGGTATTGCCAAGCAGCAAGTTAACAATAAGGACGTCACGGCACACATCTACGAATACACCACCCAGGTCGGcatggccatcaagaacgACGTTGTGCAGCTTATTCCCAAGCAGCAGCCCGTTCAGATGCTTTTCTGTCTCAAGGAAaagaaccagaagaagatcaaCTCTCATCGTTGGTTCTTTGACGCCTTTGGAAAGGTGCTGGATCCCAACATTTGCGTGTTGATCGACGCTGGTACCAAGCCTGGTGGCAGCTCGATTTATCAGCTTTGGAAGGCTTTCGACCTTGAGCCCATGTGCGGTGGTGCTTGCGGCGAGATCAAGGCTATGCTAG GCAAGGGTGGAAAGAATTTGATCAACCCACTGGTGGCCACGCAAAACTTCGAGTACAAGATGAGTAACATATTGGACAAGCCTCTCGAATCTGCCTTTGGTTTCATTTCCGTCTTGCCCGGTGCCTTCTCGGCTTACCGGTACGTTGCGCTGCAAAATGACAAGAACGGTCAGGGGCCGTTGGAGAAGTACTTTGCTGGTGAGAAACTGCACGGCGGTGATGCTGGTATTTTCACAGCCAACATGTACCTCGCCGAAGATCGTATTCTGTGCTTCGAGCTTGTCACCAAGCGGAACTGCCACTGGATTCTTCAGTACGTCAAGTCGGCCACGGGCGAGACTGATGTGCCAGACACGGTTACCGAGTTGATTCTCCAGCGTCGTCGCTGGCTTAACGGTTCTTTCTTCGCTGCCATCTACGCTATTGTCCACTTCCATCAGTTCTTCCGGTCCGATCACTCTATTTTCCGCAAATTCTTCTTCTTTATCGAAttcatcttcaacaccatcaacatgatCTTCGCTTGGTTCGCTATCGGCaacttctttttggttttcaAGATCCTGACGACTAGTTTGGGAGACGAAAAACTATTGGGTAAAGTGGGCGAAATCTTGGGTGTGGTGTTCCTCTGGCTGTACGGCGTATCGCTCATGACATGCTTCGTCTTGGCGATGGGCAACAGGCCAGCTGGTTCCGGGAGATATTACATGGCCATGGTTATTTTCtgggccatcatcttcatctaTCTCATGTTTGCAGCCGTATACATCGCCGTCGACGCCATCATTCAAGATCTGCAAGTTAACAACTTCAGCATCGATTCTTTGTTCAAGAACCAGGTCTTCTACACGTTGATCATCTCGGTTCTGTCGACGTACGGTCTTTGGTTCATCGCCTCGCTCATGATGTTCGACCCCTGGCACATGTTCACCTCGTTGATTCAGTATATGTTGCTCTCTCCCACCTACACCAACGTCCTGAACGTGTACGCCTTTTGCAACACGCACGACATCTCGTGGGGTACCAAGGGTGACGACAAGCCGGATGCTTTGCCCACAGTAAGCACCAAGGACGGTCAGGGTAAGACTGATTTGCCTGATGAGGGTGATCTCAACGCGCAGTACGAGAGGGAAATGCAAGTCTTTAGCCGCAAGCCCgtcaaggaggtcaaggccCCAACACCGGCTCAGCTCGAGGAGAAGCAGATGGATTACTACAGAGGCGTCAGGACGGTGGTCGTGTTGATTTGGATGTTGATGAACTTTGCCCTGGTCGCTGTCGTGCTGAGCACGGGCGGTCTGGACAGAGTTGTGGAGGACGATTCGGGGAGAACCGAGGAGGAGTCCAAGGCCCATAAGGCCAACATTTACTTgcaggtggtgttgtggAGTGTGGCTGGTTTGAGTGCGTTCAAGTTTATTGGCGCGTTGTGGTTCTTGATTGTGAGGATGTTTAGAGGTGTCTAA
- a CDS encoding hypothetical protein (EggNog:ENOG503NY1N; COG:D; COG:P), translating into MLQAVGNAHDNHFMTSESNSVASLARALHDGKKHLLLAASGSVATIKLPVIVEALAPYAANLSIRIILTKFASEFLNGQSDEQPTVSSLLHLPNVDAVYRDEDEWGPQSWKRGANSEDVGDLIQLDWDGVLTVGIGADMLVIAPLSANTLAKIVNGMSDNLLTSVIRAWDTDGSIDLKKKYIAVAPAMNSAMWRHPITAKQIRTLREDWGVRETLLDPDGAARLIDGWFQVIPPISKTLACGDTGDGAMAKVETIRDVIVHRMNLTGLHAH; encoded by the exons ATGCTGCAGGCAGTCGGCAACGCCCACGACAACCACTTCATGACTTCTGAATCCAATTCCGTCGCCTCACTAGCGCGAGCTCTTCATGATGGGAAGAAGCATCTGCTTCTTGC AGCGTCGGGTTCTGTAGCCACAATCAAAC TCCCCGTCATCGTCGAAGCCCTCGCGCCATATGCAGCTAATCTTTCGATCCGTATCATCCTGACCAAATTCGCCAGCGAGTTCCTCAACGGCCAAAGTGATGAGCAGCCTACCGTCTCGTCCCTGCTTCATCTGCCCAATGTCGACGCAGTCTATCGAGACGAGGATGAGTGGGGGCCGCAGTCTTGGAAGAGGGGAGCGA ACTCCGAAGATGTGGGTGATCTTATTCAGTTGGATTGGGACGGGGTGCTGACGGTAGGAATAGGGGCTGATATGCTTGTCATTGCTC CTCTAAGTGcaaacaccctcgccaaG ATCGTCAACGGCATGTCTGACAACCTT CTCACATCCGTTATACGAGCCTGGGATACCGACGGTTCGATTGATCTCAAAAAGAAATACATTGCCGTTGCGCCAGCCATGAACTCG GCCATGTGGAGACACCCCATCACAGCAAAGCAGATTCGCACCTTACGGGAGGACTGGGGCGTTAGAGAGACACTTCTCGACCCAGACGGAGCTGCGAGACTGATCGATGGTTGGTTTCAAGTTATCCCG CCCATCTCCAA GACCCTCGCTTGCGGCGATACAGGAGATG GCGCCATGGCAAAGGTTGAGACAATCCGCGATGTCATTGTACACAGAATGAACTTGACAGGGCTGCATGCCCATTGa
- the SLY1 gene encoding Vesicle trafficking between the ER and Golgi (COG:U; EggNog:ENOG503NXNB; BUSCO:EOG092619MJ), with amino-acid sequence MAAARGNALRDKQILSIRKILNLNEALELSEGDEVNANGLPVAPILKDGTPIWKVLVFDDLGRDVISPVLQVSDLRSLGVTMHMHISANRAKIPDVPAIYLVEPTPANLEAITRDLKNGLYSSVYVNFLSSIPRPLLEDFAAQTAVTETSEQIAQIYDQYLNFIVTEPDLFSLGMQKQHTYWALNSAKTNDEELDRVVDRIVSGLFSVVVTLGVIPVIRCPKGAAAEVIAQRLDRKLRDHVLNSKDNLFSSQSRTPGVAAGTPTSRPVLIILDRNVDLIPMLSHSWTYQSLCFDVFRSELNRITIETPVDSNNPAKGTTKKSYDLAANDFFWAKNACLPFPQVAEDIDAELTKYKEEAEAITKKTGVTDFEDLQNDTSASAQHLKAAITLLPELRERKATLDMHMNILAAILQEIQNRKLDNYFQLEEEVAKQTKAQILEMIRTDDKGQPTDKLRLFIIWFLSTEQDVSRPEWQQFEEALVDAGCDKTCLAYIRQVRATTKMTQLTTISNQQSTGQQSGSSDLFNRFSAISTRLTDRLKETGVPTNALSSNVASLLGGIKNFLPVDRDLTVTKITESIMDPSAASSSAIAKTEHYLYFDPRSANARGTMPQPVRAATQGGAPGGLPGGPGGAPGMGASFGQRRQGFSEALVFMVGGGSMDEYGNLQEWAARGATSGDKVKKRVLYGASELINAGQFITEELNRLGKEIS; translated from the exons ATGGCGGCGGCGCGGGGCAATGCGCTTCGCGATAAGCAGATCC TCTCGATCAGAAAGATCCTCAACTTAAATGAAGCTCTCGAGCTCAGCGAAGGCGACGAAGTCAATGCCAATGGCCTGCCCGTGGCCCCTATACTGAAGGACGGAACGCCTATCTGGAAGGTCCTTGTGTTTGAC GACCTTGGCCGTGATGTCATCAGTCCAGTACTCCAAGTGTCGGACCTGCGGTCACTGGGTGTGACGATGCATAT GCACATTTCAGCCAACAGAGCCAAAATTCCCGATGTACCAGCGATATATCTCGTCGAGCCCACACCCGCAAACCTCGAGGCGATCACGAGGGACCTCAAGAATGGGCTCTACAGCTCTGTCTATGTCAACTTCCTCTCCTCGATCCCACGGCCGCTGTTGGAAGACTTCGCTGCGCAAACAGCTGTCACGGAAACATCAGAACAGATCGCACAGATCTACGACCAGTATCTCAACTTTATCGTCACAGAACCAGATCTCTTCAGTCTAGGGATGCAAAAGCAACACACATACTGGGCCTTGAACAGTGCCAAGACAAACGACGAAGAGCTGGATCGTGTAGTAGATCGCATTGTCAGTGGGTTGTTTAGTGTTGTGGTGACATTAG GTGTAATCCCAGTT ATTCGTTGTCCAAAAGGTGCTGCAGCTGAGGTGATAGCTCAAAGACTTGACCGCAAGCTCCGGGACCACGTTTTGAACTCCAAAGACAACCTGTTTTCTTCTCAATCACGAACACCAGGCGTGGCGGCGGGAACACCCACGTCAAGACCTGTACTAATCATCCTTGATCGCAACGTGGACTTGATCCCCATGCTTTCTCACTCCTGGACCTACCAGAGCTTGTGTTTCGACGTCTTCAGGTCTGAGCTGAACCGCATTACGATCGAGACCCCCGTGgactccaacaaccccgccaaagGCACAACCAAGAAAAGCTACGATTTGGCCGCCAATGACTTTTTCTGGGCCAAGAATGCCTGCCTCCCATTCCCTCAGGTGGCCGAAGACATTGATGCCGAGCTCACCAAGTACAAGGAAGAGGCagaagccatcaccaagaagacTGGAGTCACGGACTTTGAAGATCTGCAAAATGATACCAGTGCCAGCGCGCAACATCTCAAAGCAGCCATCACGCTGCTTCCCGAGCTTCGAGAACGTAAGGCCACGTTGGATATGCACATGAACATTCTTGCCGCTATTTTGCAGGAAATTCAAAACCGCAAGCTGGACAACTATTTCCAGctagaagaggaggtggccAAGCAGACCAAGGCCCAGATCTTGGAAATGATCAGAACAGACGACAAGGGTCAACCAACAGACAAGCTCCGTCTGTTTATTATCTGGTTCCTCAGCACGGAGCAGGACGTGTCCAGGCCGGAATGGCAACAGTTCGAAGAGGCCTTGGTCGATGCTGGTTGTGACAAGACATGCCTGGCTTACATCAGACA AGTCCGAGCAACCACCAAAATGACACAGCTCACTACCATCAGCAACCAGCAGTCAACTGGCCAGCAATCTGGCTCTTCAGACCTTTTCAACCGCTTCTCGGCGATCTCCACCCGTCTTACTGACAGACTCAAGGAGACTGGCGTGCCGACCAACGCCCTTTCATCCAATGTTGCCTCTCTCCTCGGCGGCATCAAGAACTTCTTGCCCGTGGACCGTGATCTTACAGTAACCAAGATCACCGAATCCATCATGGACCCTTCGGCGGCCAGCTCATCGGCCATTGCCAAGACGGAGCACTACCTCTACTTTGATCCCCGGAGCGCAAACGCAAGAGGGACGATGCCACAACCGGTCCGGGCGGCAACTCAAGGTGGGGCACCCGGTGGGCTACCCGGCGGTCCTGGAGGCGCTCCTGGAATGGGGGCAAGTTTTGGACAGCGGAGACAGGGGTTCTCGGAGGCGCTGGTGTTCATGGTGGGCGGCGGGTCCATGGATGAGTATGGCAACTTGCAGGAGTGGGCTGCGAGAGGAGCCACGAGCGGTGATAAGGTCAAGAAGAGAGTTTTGTACGGTGCAAGTGAACTGATTAATGCCGGGCAATTTATCACCGAGGAGCTGAATAGGCTTGGGAAGGAGATTTCTTAG